Proteins encoded within one genomic window of Panicum virgatum strain AP13 chromosome 1N, P.virgatum_v5, whole genome shotgun sequence:
- the LOC120655313 gene encoding uncharacterized protein LOC120655313 encodes MAEKPPLPPKPKPPLPPRPRPPPKAPATAARPAPAPANGAARPAPPFKKPALAPPLPTQVPPLKPPPARQYLHHQHPPPPGGARKAPARYRQQQRRRGGGGGCSCRRACCLAAGFALLALCLALAAACLAYLYYRPRPPSFHLQPLAPVRLRLGGNASAAPALEATVGARAVSWNPNERVAFRYGAGEGRVALADADGDVALGWAPVAGFEHAPRSVAAVAFVAAARGVVVDEAVAARVRDRYRRRQQAFRVEVDTHVGVRVGALRTGMVPVRLVCGGGVMAPRGAGTAAGPLSRCQVYLFRVRWFSLN; translated from the exons ATGGCCGAGAAGCCGCCTCTGCCGCCCAAGCCCAAGCCGCCCCTGCCGCCcaggccgaggccgccgccgaagGCGCCAGCCACGGCAGCGCGGCCCGCGCCGGCCCCCGCCAATGGCGCCGCCAGACCCGCGCCGCCTTTCAAGAAGCCAGCTctcgccccgccgctgccgacgcAGGTGCCCCCGCTCAAGCCCCCGCCGGCGCGCCAGTACCTCCACCACCAGCACCCGCCGccccccggcggcgcgcggaaggcgccggcgcggtaccgccagcagcagcggcgccgcggcggcggcggcgggtgctcgTGCCGCCGCGCGTGCTGCCTCGCCGCGGGGTTCGCCCTGCTCGCGCTCTGCCTGGCCCTCGCCGCGGCGTGCCTCGCGTACCTCTACtaccgcccgcggccgccgtcgttCCACCTGCAGCCGCTGGCCCCCGTGCGGCTCCGCCTCGGCGGCAACGCCTCGGCGGCGCCCGCGCTGGAAGCCACCGTGGGCGCCCGCGCCGTGTCGTGGAACCCCAACGAGCGCGTGGCCTTCCGgtacggcgccggcgagggccgcGTCGCGCTGGCCGACGCCGACGGGGACGTCGCGCTCGGGTGGGCGCCCGTCGCCGGGTTCGAGCACGCGCCGCGGAGCGTCGCCGCCGTGGCATTCGTGGCGGCCGCCAGGGGCGTGGTCGTCGACGAGGCCGTcgcggcgcgcgtgcgcgacCGGTACCGGAGGCGGCAGCAGGCGTTCAGGGTGGAGGTGGACACCCACGTCGGCGTCCGCGTCGGGGCGCTCCGCACCGGCATGGTGCCGGTCAGGCtggtctgcggcggcggcgtgatggcgccgcgcggcgccggGACCGCGGCGGGGCCCCTGAGCAGATGCCAGGTGTATCTGTTCAGAGTAAGATG GTTTAGCTTGAACTGA